The genome window CACGTGCCATAATAACTTCCGGTGAACCAGCAAGGAACATAACACCTTCTCCATTTTTTTCATAAAATCCAGCATGATAACGATACGCTGGATCAAATGGAATTTCATATATTTTATGATACTGCCCTTCAAGCTGCTCACGAGAGAACCCTAATTTTTGAGAGAACACATAAAGTGCGGCCTCTGTTGGATCTCCTTTAATATCAAATAAATTTGCATCTGATAGGTAAGTAATTTCTGTAGAATTGAGCAACGAGCAAGCAATTCCCATTGTTCGCAAGGACTCTGGCTGTACTTCTTTTACAACTATCTGCTTTTTTTCATCATATATATCACCTTGTGCATGATACCCCTGTCCACCTGCAGTAAAAAACTGATTATCAACAAAAACACGTGCAATAACCATTTCATTTCGTGTTAATGTACCCGTTTTATCTATAACAATAACATCGGTTCTCCCTAAACCTTCAACAGCTTGCATGTTTTTAATAAGAACATTATGTTTGGCCATACGGTATACACCAGAAACTAAAATCAAAGTTAAAACAACTGGTAATCCTTCTGGTACCACACAAATAAATAATGCAGTAAGCATAATTAATAGTTCTTGTAATGGCTTGCCCTGCAAGAACCCAACAACAAATAAGAACATACAAATACCAAGAATAAAAAGTAAAATCCAATAAGATAACCGATTAAGTTCCTGCTTGAGCGGCATATCAGTTTTTATTTCTTCTACAGTAGCGTGAATTTTTCCTATTTCGGTCTTTTCACCAGTTGCGGTAACAACAGCTATCCCTGAGCCAGAAAGAACATATGTTCCATTAAAAAGCATATTATGCTGATTACCAATTACTGCCGCTTCGTCAACTATATCAGAATGTTTTCTGACAGGCAGTGATTCACCTGTCAACACAGCCTCATCAACTTGCAATGAATTAGATGTAATAATACGAGCATCTGCCGGTATGCGTTGACCCTCTTGCAGCGCAATAATATCACCAGGAACTAAATATTTGTTACTTATTAATTTCTTTTTACCTTCACGGATTACAATAGAATTCGATACAATAAAGCGACGCAAATTTTGCAAAATAGAACGAGTACGCCCCTCTTGGATAGTACCAATAATTGCATTAAAAAAAAGAACACCACTAATAATAAACGCATCTAGCGGATCTTGACCGACTACAAAAATAATAACAGCAGCAATCAATAGAATATAAATTAATGGACTTTGAAATTGTTTAATAAAAACAACCGCCCAAGACTCTTGCGGCTTTTCTTTTAAAAGATTTAACCCGTATTGTCTCTGCCTTTTTTTAACTTCATTTTCTGACAAACCAGTTTTTTGACTTGTTTTTTGAGTATATATGACATCTTCAAATGCCTGTGCGTGTGGCTTCATACAACACTCCGTATATTAAAAATGCGCGAGCACTTTTTTGAGTACCCGCGCGCGATATATTCTTTACCCTTGATTGTAGGGTACTGTGTCAAAAACTGAGGGTCAACACTTACAATTTCATTTCTTCTGTAACTAATTTTTTTATTTTTTCAATATCTTTTTGCTCCGCTCGTTTCGAAGTATCCTCAATGTTGCTATGAGTAGAAAGATCTATACCCTCTGTTTTATTTACCTCTTCAATAACTGCTGGTATCTCATCTTTTATAATATCTTTTAGCAATTCTTCATCTTTTTCAACTTCTTCACCTATCGATTCAGCTTCAACTATATTGCCCGCTGCTTTCATTGCTGCAATAATCTTATCTACTTCTGGACATTCAGGACAATTAGCTTTTACAAAATCAATACGATCTTGCCAAGTACCACCATTTGCACCAATTATCGATTTAATACAATCCTGTTCCTTCTCATCTAAAGCTTTTAATCCACCAGTTAATAATATTGCACCTACACTTAAGGCTAATAATTGCTTTTTCATATTGCACAAAACCTCTCTAAAAATTAAAGTGATTGTTAATATTTTTTAATTGAAAGAGAGTGTATCTTAAGTTCCCATAAAAAGCAAACTTAAAAACTCTTTACTTATACAACGAAAAACTCATAAAATTATGAGTGTAAATATTTTATTATTTGAAATAATAAGAAGCTATATACTTTTACATTGATAACGCATAATAAGGAAAATAATATGAAAATTGTTAAATACATAATCCTTATTGCTTGCATTCCAACAATTATTATTGGTTATTGCAAACAAAAAGATAAAAAACATAGAGATAAAAATATAGTACGATGCCTATATACACAAGAAGATATCAAAAAAATAAAAGAGAAAGACTGTGAACGCCATAAAGAAATTGGTAGAGAAAAAGAATGTTTTTATTGTGGATGCCCCATAGAAACACATATAAAGTAATCTGCATCCTGTATACATAAAAAAAGGCATCTACCATATAAGATAAATGCCGTTTTACATAATATTAACATTCGAAGCTAGCTATTTTTCTAGCTAATAGATCTTCCTCTAGGCTAAATTGCATCTAATCTTACAGAATCATTTTCTAGCTCTCTTTGATAATCTTTATTTATCTTCTCTTTGATCTTGTTTTGTAAAATATCAAGAGCATCATATGTTTCATTTTCTGGCCTATCTGCTTGAGCAATACCCATTTTAATATATTCTACAAATTCAGGATTATCCTCAGCCAATGCACGCAGATTTTCTTTTTTATTTTGCACTATTTGCTCAAATAATTCCTGAACCGCGTCATAATAAGGAAAAATCAAATTACCATTTTTGTCTTCTGAAACTTTAGGCGTATTTTTTAAATGAGTAAGTTTTTTTTCATCAATAAGATGACTTATTTTAGCTAATTTACCATCAGCAATTTTATCATCAAGACGAGTCTTTATTCTGGTAATTAACTCGCCAATAGCTATATCTTTCAAATTAGATGGCTTATCCCATAAACCAATATCTTTAATATATATTTCAACTTCTGCATCTGTATTAAACAGTGGTGCTTCGGACATAAGTTTCATTGTTGTTTCTGATGAGGCAGAAACAAAAAGCGCAGCATCGTCATATAAAGCCTTTGCTTCGTTTAGTAAAACCTGCTCATAACGAAGATCATCTGAAGAAATATAATGGCGCAATTCATAATATTTAACGAGAAATTCATCAACAATATTTCTTATATATACAGGATACGCATCTATTTCTTTTTTCTTATTTAAAATCTGTTTATCTGCAATAAGCATCTGTCTATTTAACATCTCAAATGGATCTGTTCCGTTCGAAGTTAACCTATCAATAATAGCAAGCAAAGTAGCTTTTTTCTTGCAAAAACGGATTTCTTTGCACTCGTCTTTAAATTTGTGCATTTCCCCTATAATAAGATCTGGAACAAACTGATCAACATCTTCACAAATCTGATCCATTTTATCTCTACGCTTTTTTTGATTATTAATCTCTATCGCAAGACTTTTATGTGCTAAACGATATTGAGAGTCATTAGTTATTTTCTCTTCTTCACCTACTTTTTCATCAATTTGTGCATAAAAGTGCTCTTCTTCATTATCATGCCCTTGCATTTCTACTGAAGACACTACTAAACAACTCAATAACAAAAATAGATTAAATAAACGGAATCGTATATGCGTATTTTGCATAATTAAGCTCCCAATCTAAAAAGTTAAATAATAACACGTGACAATTTGTGAAAGTTTACAAGAAAAAAAAATTTGTGCAATAAAGCAAAATCGATATAAAAAATACACCACTTAAATATAAATACGCCCCAGCATTTTGCTGCTAGGACGTATATAATATATAATTATCGTATTTTTTATTAATGCGCTACTACTTAACCCGTCATATCTTGAAAATTCTTGATTTTTGATCCAAGCTGAGTAAGCATATTTCTACGTCTTTCTGTACATTTTTCACGATCCCATTTGCTAAGTTCAGTATCAAAATGTTTTTCTTGCATTTTATCTCTTTTATCTTCAGTTCTTCTATCAATAGAAGCCCAAAATGCTTCATCACCAATTGAATTATTTGGATCTGATGTATTAGTGTCGCTGTTTAAAAGATCACTCAAGTCACTCAAAGAAAGAGAGCGTTGATTAGCAACTGAAAGGCGGATTCTACCTTTTTTAACCTTAGTTCCCCCTTTTTTTGCTTTAGAAAATATAGCGAATTTTGCTTTAAGCTTACCTTTCTTTTCGTTGTCTGTAACAAATCCTGTTGTTTCGACATTTTTCTTTGCAGTTTCTTCTACTTTTTTTTCAGCTTCTTCTTCCTGAATAAATACACCAAAATCAAGATTTAGACTATCCAAGTTTCTTTTGACAGCAGGAACTCTTTTACTTCTTACAGCAACTCTTTTATTTTTTATTGCAGAATCAATAGCAGAATTTTCCTCCATACACTCAATTACTCCCAAAGAAAGGGAACACAATAAAGCTAATGCATATTTCATATAATTACCCCAATAAAGTTGTATACACTACAAACACATAAATACTATGAGTTTGCCTATGTAAATTATAAAAAAAAAACAATCATTTATATCAAGCACTATTAACGTTAAATATCTTAAAGAAATGAGGTTCATATAGTACCAAAAAAAAACTATATGTAAAGATTTTATAAAAAAACTTTATTTATAAACACAAATAACTGCGATGATCTTTCTCATGTGTCTTGCAAACTTTAAAATTAAAAAGGAACCTTATGAAAAAGTTATTACTCATTGTTTTTTCTTTACATATATTTTCAAGTTCTTTTGCTATGGAAGAAAGCAGAGAAGAATCACTCAATTTTCGAGTTATGACGTACAATATTTGTAATTCATTCCAGATATATAACAATCAACACTTTAAAGAAAAACTTGCCTGTAGCAAGCGACTACCAAGAATTATTAACCTTATTAAAGATGAAAATCCAGATATTATATGCCTTCAAGAAGTCCGAGATATAGAAAAAAATTTTTCCACTTTCGGCTATTTGTCTTATCATCTTGGTATATTAGGGTATGATTTAACACATTTTCGCGATAATCCATCACTATTTTCATTTATTAATCTCATTGCCTACAAGCGAACAACATTTTTCTTGCATAACACATATCGATGGTGGGCATCTAATACGCCAGAAAAATGCTCTGAAACAGCCGATAACCCTTGGCCAAAAGTAATAATCATGGCAACTCTGTATCCTCTATTAACAAAATGTATAGAAAATAAGCAAGTCCCATTACCCGATCATAAAAAATTACCTATTTATGTAGTTAATCTACACAATAGCACAAAACATAAAGAACGTATGTTTTCAAATAACCTTTTAATAAAAAAAATAAATAAATATATTTCCAATCGAGATGGACTCGTTATCATTGCTGGTGATTTCAACTCTTTTTTCACTAACGGATATGGAGAAAAAGAGCTTGCTATTTTAGAAAAGAATAACTATAAAGATGCGCTAAACAATCTAAAAACAAAAAACGGCGTTTCAGTATCTGGTACTTTTATTGGCTATTCTCTAGATCCATACAAATGCTCTACAGAAAAATTTGGCGATCCTCTTGATCACGTCTTTATAAAAAATGTATCTCCCAAAAAACAATCGTATACAACGATCTGCCATGTAAATGCAAAAAAATACAATAATAAGTATGATAAGTCTTTTGCAGAAACAGAAAAAAATCTTTTAACAGGAATGTGGGGAGAACCAATACACAATGAATTTCCTTCCGATCATTTGCCAGGAATTGTTGATATCACAATAACAAAACATGATACAGCTATGAAAAAACAGGAAAAAAATAACAATAATACAATCAAAACTTATAACTAAAGGACTTTAATGAAAAAAACTCTATTCATACTTTTTATCACGTCTTTCTTTTTCTCAATGGATGCAATGGAAGAAAAAGAAAGCTTAGACACCACATTGCGTGTTATGACATATAACGTCTGTACTTCTTTTCACACATATAAAAACAGGAAAAAAAAGCATTTACTTATTGATAAAAGACTCGATAAAATCGCATCCTTAATTACAGATGAAAATCCAGATATTATTGCATTTCAAGAAATTCGTAATATTGGTCACAATACACTCTCATTATTTTCTAAATTAATAGAGAATCTTGGATATTCAAAAATACAATTGAAAGAAAATGATTCAGACTTCTCCCTTATCAATACAATTGCCTATAAAAATAATAGTCTTTCTTTTGAACAAGGCTATTTTTGGTGGATGTCTGAAACACCTGATTATTGTTCCAAACACATGTGTATGAAGCACCCTAAAGCAGTACTCATGGCAACATTTTATCCAAAACAAGAAAAAACCTATTGCAAAAACACACCTTTATATTTTGTTAATATACACCACCATAAAAACCATTTTATTCGTATGAGAACCAATCAGGTACTTGTTGAAAAGATAAGAGAGCTTACAAAAATTGATAAAGGTTTTGTTGTAATTGCAGGAGATATGAGCACATATTCATACCAAAATTACGGAGAAAAAGAGTTAAGTATTTTAAAAGAAAATGGATATTTTGACGCGTCAAAATATTTAAAAACATTTGATGGAATAAAAGTTTCAGGAACCTTTATAGGATATTCAAACGATTTTCATAAATGTCCTAAAAACAAATTTGG of Candidatus Dependentiae bacterium contains these proteins:
- a CDS encoding HAD-IC family P-type ATPase, yielding MKPHAQAFEDVIYTQKTSQKTGLSENEVKKRQRQYGLNLLKEKPQESWAVVFIKQFQSPLIYILLIAAVIIFVVGQDPLDAFIISGVLFFNAIIGTIQEGRTRSILQNLRRFIVSNSIVIREGKKKLISNKYLVPGDIIALQEGQRIPADARIITSNSLQVDEAVLTGESLPVRKHSDIVDEAAVIGNQHNMLFNGTYVLSGSGIAVVTATGEKTEIGKIHATVEEIKTDMPLKQELNRLSYWILLFILGICMFLFVVGFLQGKPLQELLIMLTALFICVVPEGLPVVLTLILVSGVYRMAKHNVLIKNMQAVEGLGRTDVIVIDKTGTLTRNEMVIARVFVDNQFFTAGGQGYHAQGDIYDEKKQIVVKEVQPESLRTMGIACSLLNSTEITYLSDANLFDIKGDPTEAALYVFSQKLGFSREQLEGQYHKIYEIPFDPAYRYHAGFYEKNGEGVMFLAGSPEVIMARALNTDQQAEKALSGLLMQGLRVVAVAMHSFDPTAIEVDQANSGLAFTFFKQLAEGALHFLGLCAIEDAIRPEVAVVVEQARNAGIRVIMATGDHQKTALYVAKRVGIFRDGDQAIDGPEFEQATNGQLLVNLRKITVFSRVSPTHKLRIIKLFHQQRKIIAMTGDGINDAPSLVAADLGIAMGRIGTEVAKQASDIILLDDSFANIISAIEQGRHIFYTLKRVVLYFFATNMGEILIVLFALILNMKLPITAAQILWLNLVTDGFLDIALSTEPKESGLLQQEWLGKKLRLVDRNLLLKMVWMAIPMGLVSLCVFWYYQQFDIVHARTMTLITMAMFQWFNAWNCRSATKSVFQLGLLTNRWLVVTTVFVFSLQIAVLHVPFLQRIFKTVPISLTQWLLIIALSSLLFVVEEIRKWFVRWCYD
- a CDS encoding endonuclease/exonuclease/phosphatase family protein — translated: MKKLLLIVFSLHIFSSSFAMEESREESLNFRVMTYNICNSFQIYNNQHFKEKLACSKRLPRIINLIKDENPDIICLQEVRDIEKNFSTFGYLSYHLGILGYDLTHFRDNPSLFSFINLIAYKRTTFFLHNTYRWWASNTPEKCSETADNPWPKVIIMATLYPLLTKCIENKQVPLPDHKKLPIYVVNLHNSTKHKERMFSNNLLIKKINKYISNRDGLVIIAGDFNSFFTNGYGEKELAILEKNNYKDALNNLKTKNGVSVSGTFIGYSLDPYKCSTEKFGDPLDHVFIKNVSPKKQSYTTICHVNAKKYNNKYDKSFAETEKNLLTGMWGEPIHNEFPSDHLPGIVDITITKHDTAMKKQEKNNNNTIKTYN
- a CDS encoding endonuclease/exonuclease/phosphatase family protein translates to MKKTLFILFITSFFFSMDAMEEKESLDTTLRVMTYNVCTSFHTYKNRKKKHLLIDKRLDKIASLITDENPDIIAFQEIRNIGHNTLSLFSKLIENLGYSKIQLKENDSDFSLINTIAYKNNSLSFEQGYFWWMSETPDYCSKHMCMKHPKAVLMATFYPKQEKTYCKNTPLYFVNIHHHKNHFIRMRTNQVLVEKIRELTKIDKGFVVIAGDMSTYSYQNYGEKELSILKENGYFDASKYLKTFDGIKVSGTFIGYSNDFHKCPKNKFGDHLDHVFVKNQLPDKQTYETKCHVNDKKYTHLDLIPAETETDLLQGPDGEDIRDEFPSDHLPVIVDITIKKHAITSKNN